The genomic DNA GGTGGTATAAGAAACGCTTCAATGTCGACATCGACCCAAAGTCGGAGGCTATGCTTCTGCTCGGTTCAAAAGATGGGCTTGCTCACCTGTGCTGGGCAATGATTAACCCCGGCGATATCAGCCTTGTTCCTGACCCCGGATATACTGTCTATAAGGTCAATACACTTATGGCGGGCGGCAATATCCATCAGATGCCGCTGCTTGAGAAAAACGGGTTTGTGCCCTCTCTTGATGACATACCCACGGATGTCGCCAAGAAGGCCAAACTCATGTTCCTGAACTACCCGAACAACCCGACAGGCGCAACTGCAACGCTCGATTTTTATAACGATGTGGTGCGCTTTGCGAAGCAATACGATATTGCGGTCTGCAGCGACCTGGCATACTCGGAAGTAACATATGACGGTTATAGAGCGCCGAGTATGCTTCAAGCCGATGGAGCCAAAGATGTGGTAATTGAAATGCATTCGCTCTCGAAAACGTATAACATGACCGGGTGGCGGATCGGGTTTGCGGTAGGAAACGAAGATCTGATCACGCATCTGAATAAACTGAAGTCGAACATCGATTCACGGCAGTTCCCGGCAATAGACATCGCCGCAGCATATGCTCTGGAGAATGTGTCCAACCAGCCTACACTCGATCTGTATAAAAAGAGAAGAGACATATTGATTGATGGTCTCAATGGGTTGGGTTGGAAGGTAAAGAAGCCGATCGCATCACTTTACGTATGGGCAAAAGTGCCGGAAGGCTATACTTCGGCTGATTTCGCAAAAAAGCTGCTCACCGATGCCGGTGTGCTCGTAATCCCCGGCAACGGATATGGAGAATACGGCGAGGGTTATGTACGCATGTCGCTTACCGTTTCAGGCGACATGGACGGCGACAGAATGGCTGAAGCTGTGCGGAGAATCAAAGAAATACAAATAAAATGGAGTTAGTAAGTTGAAAAAAGCAAAGAGACTGGGCAAAATACCGCCCTATCTGTTCATGGAGATATCACGTTTGAAAGCCAAGGTCATGGCTGAGGGCAGAGACATTATAGACCTTGGAATCGGCGACCCGGACCAGCCTACACCTGAACCAATAGTAGACAGGCTCTGTGAAGCGGCGAGAGAAGCTGAATATCACAGGTATGACGAGTCTGAAGTCGGCTGCCCCGCACTTATGGAAACAGCGGCAAGGTGGTATAAAAAGCGCTTTGGCGTGGATATCGACCCATGCAGCGAGACGGTAATGCTTATCGGCTCGATAGACGGACTTGCTCATCTTTGCTGGACTATGATCGACCCGGGCGACGTAAGTCTTGTGCCTGACCCGGGTTACACCGTCTACTGGGTAAATACGGCTATGGCAGGCGGCGAGCCTGTGCCTATGCCTCTGCTCGAAAAGAACAATTTCCTGCCTGACCTCACCGCCATACCGACTGATAAAGCCAAGGCCGCAAAGTTGATGTTCATTAACTACCCGAACAACCCGACCGGCGCCGTGGCTGATCTTGACTTTTATAAAGATGTCGTCGAATTTGCAAGGCAATACGACATAGCTGTCTGCAGCGATCTGGCATATTCGGAAGTCACATACGATGGTTATAAAGCGCCCAGTATCCTGCAGGTTCCCGGAGCAAAAGACTACTGCATTGAGATGAACACTCTCTCCAAGACATTCAATATGACAGGCTGGAGAATAGGCTTTGGCGCAGGTAACAGCGAACTTGTCGGAGCGCTGAACGAGCTCAAGACCAATGTCGATTCGAGGCAGTTCCAACCTATCGGGCTCGCCGCTGCATTTGCTCTGGAAAATGTTTCTAATAAGAGCATGCTCGATCTATATAGTAAGAGAAGAGACATTCTGGTCGACGGGCTCAATGCTCTGGGATGGAACCTCAAAAAGCCCAAGGCGTCGCTCTATGTGTGGGCAAAAGTACCCGATGGATATACTTCCACTGAGTTCGCAAAGATGCTGCTTAAGGACGCCGGAGTGCTTGTGATTCCGGGTAACAGCTACGGCAGTTACGGCGAAGGATACGTCCGGATGTCGCTCACGGTGCTTGGAGATAAAGACGGCGACCGCATGACCGAGGCTGTGCGGCGGATCAAGAGCCTAAAAATTAAATTCTGAATTTCGAACTCCGAATTTTGAGTTTTTCTATTCGTGCACTCACTGGGCATGATATCATGTAGTAAATTCTGTAATCACAGGAGATCACTATGGTAAGAACTCAGATACAGTTGACCCAAAAACAGTATCAGAGGCTTAAGAAGATTGCAGGCCAAAAAGGGGTATCGGTGGCGGAGATTATACGTCGGTCGGTGGACAATACGCTTGCCAGTGAATCGCTGCCTGACATGGACGAGATGAAAGCTAAAGCCCGCGCGGTATTTGGCGCTTATCAGGACAGCCAATCGGACGTGTCTGAAAACCATGATCGTTATCTGTCCGAGGCATTTGGAGCATGAATAGCGTATTCATCGACACATCCGCATTTTACGCAGTGCTATCAAGCACGGACAAGAATCACGATAGAGCCGTTGCCGATTGGAACGCTCTGCTGGACGATGATGTTGTTAGGCTGTGTACGTCCAACTATGTGGTTGTAGAAACATGCGCTCTTGTCAGAAATCGACTGGGCGATGATGCAATGCGTAGTTTTCTAGATAGCCTCTTGCCTCTGATGATGGTAATCTGGGTCGATCAGAAAGCCCATGCATCTGCGACTGCTGCAATGCTGGCATATGGAAAGAATGGACCGAGCCTCGTCGATTGTGCTTCTTTTGTAGTGATGCGTGATTCTGCCATCATCAAGGCTCTGGCATATGATAGACATTTCGCCGAAGAAGACTTCACTGCCTAAACTGAGATATTCCAATCAAAACGACATGCTTATCCGACCGGCAACAATTGAAGATGCGGCAAGCATTGCTAAAGTGGGTGTAGATACTTGGCGAAGCGCTTACCGCGGCTTGGTGGATGATGATCACCTCGATAACTTGAGCTATGAACGCTCAGAGGTTAGATGGAAAATCGGGCTGGCTGAAGAGAATTGCTTTACGTTCGTGGCAGTCGGCGACGATGGCAGTATCATTGGTTTTGCTCATGCAGGACCCGAAAGAGATGGCGATCCGATCCATAAGGGCGAACTCTATGCCATATACGTTTTGCAAGAATATCAAGGCAGGGGTATAGGTAAGGCTCTGTTCGATAAAGTTGCTGAGAGATTCATGGCAGACGGCACCGAAGGCATGGTTATTTGGGTGCTTAC from Armatimonadota bacterium includes the following:
- a CDS encoding GNAT family N-acetyltransferase; protein product: MIDISPKKTSLPKLRYSNQNDMLIRPATIEDAASIAKVGVDTWRSAYRGLVDDDHLDNLSYERSEVRWKIGLAEENCFTFVAVGDDGSIIGFAHAGPERDGDPIHKGELYAIYVLQEYQGRGIGKALFDKVAERFMADGTEGMVIWVLTENKSRWFYEHINGRFIRRKTLTIGGRELEASAYGWNI
- a CDS encoding LL-diaminopimelate aminotransferase, with product MKKAKRLGKIPPYLFMEISRLKAKVMAEGRDIIDLGIGDPDQPTPEPIVDRLCEAAREAEYHRYDESEVGCPALMETAARWYKKRFGVDIDPCSETVMLIGSIDGLAHLCWTMIDPGDVSLVPDPGYTVYWVNTAMAGGEPVPMPLLEKNNFLPDLTAIPTDKAKAAKLMFINYPNNPTGAVADLDFYKDVVEFARQYDIAVCSDLAYSEVTYDGYKAPSILQVPGAKDYCIEMNTLSKTFNMTGWRIGFGAGNSELVGALNELKTNVDSRQFQPIGLAAAFALENVSNKSMLDLYSKRRDILVDGLNALGWNLKKPKASLYVWAKVPDGYTSTEFAKMLLKDAGVLVIPGNSYGSYGEGYVRMSLTVLGDKDGDRMTEAVRRIKSLKIKF
- a CDS encoding LL-diaminopimelate aminotransferase, with product MERAKRLDLIPPYLFGEISRLKAKAVAEGKDLVDLGIGDPDQPTPQAVIDRLCKAANDPETHRYDETEAGWPLFLEAASRWYKKRFNVDIDPKSEAMLLLGSKDGLAHLCWAMINPGDISLVPDPGYTVYKVNTLMAGGNIHQMPLLEKNGFVPSLDDIPTDVAKKAKLMFLNYPNNPTGATATLDFYNDVVRFAKQYDIAVCSDLAYSEVTYDGYRAPSMLQADGAKDVVIEMHSLSKTYNMTGWRIGFAVGNEDLITHLNKLKSNIDSRQFPAIDIAAAYALENVSNQPTLDLYKKRRDILIDGLNGLGWKVKKPIASLYVWAKVPEGYTSADFAKKLLTDAGVLVIPGNGYGEYGEGYVRMSLTVSGDMDGDRMAEAVRRIKEIQIKWS
- a CDS encoding ribbon-helix-helix protein, CopG family, whose translation is MVRTQIQLTQKQYQRLKKIAGQKGVSVAEIIRRSVDNTLASESLPDMDEMKAKARAVFGAYQDSQSDVSENHDRYLSEAFGA
- a CDS encoding PIN domain-containing protein, translating into MNSVFIDTSAFYAVLSSTDKNHDRAVADWNALLDDDVVRLCTSNYVVVETCALVRNRLGDDAMRSFLDSLLPLMMVIWVDQKAHASATAAMLAYGKNGPSLVDCASFVVMRDSAIIKALAYDRHFAEEDFTA